The following are encoded together in the Kutzneria kofuensis genome:
- a CDS encoding YciI family protein, translated as MKYLLMIYGNKEKWASLPEEQWPEVIAEQEAFNARYRATGELLGAYGLADAEEAKLVRRVDGAAVVTDGPYLETKEYMASFYLLDVADEARAREIAADMPIAGTDPVELWPVPHESA; from the coding sequence ATGAAGTACCTGCTGATGATCTACGGCAACAAGGAGAAGTGGGCGTCGCTGCCGGAGGAGCAGTGGCCGGAGGTGATTGCCGAGCAGGAGGCGTTCAACGCCCGCTACCGCGCGACCGGCGAGCTGCTCGGCGCCTACGGCCTGGCCGACGCCGAGGAGGCGAAGCTGGTCCGCCGGGTGGACGGCGCGGCCGTGGTGACCGACGGCCCGTACCTGGAGACCAAGGAGTACATGGCCAGCTTCTACCTGCTCGACGTGGCCGACGAGGCCCGCGCCCGGGAGATCGCCGCGGACATGCCGATCGCCGGCACCGACCCGGTCGAGCTGTGGCCGGTGCCGCACGAGTCGGCGTGA
- a CDS encoding NAD-dependent epimerase/dehydratase family protein, translating into MARVFLAGATGVLGRRLVPLLLADGHHVTGLARSTASADRIRQLGAEPAAGDALDADSVRAAVLVARPDVVMHQLTDLASRDFAANSAIRVVGTRNLVDAALAADVRRFVVQSIAFAYEPGDTPAREDTPLDVEADEPRRTTVRGVAELEAQAARVPSHVVLRYGTFYGPGTWYAPDGLMATGPLAANRDVTSFVHIDDAATAALRSLDWGNGPVNVCDDEPAPGFEWVPEFCAAVGAEPPARSDQRTGFARGADNGYARHSLGWQPVWPSWRDGFKAMTA; encoded by the coding sequence ATGGCACGTGTTTTCCTCGCCGGCGCGACCGGCGTCCTCGGTCGGCGCCTCGTCCCGCTCCTGCTCGCCGACGGCCACCACGTCACCGGTTTGGCCCGGTCGACCGCCAGCGCGGACCGAATCCGGCAGCTCGGGGCCGAGCCCGCCGCCGGTGATGCCCTCGACGCGGACAGCGTGCGGGCGGCGGTGCTGGTCGCGCGGCCGGACGTCGTCATGCACCAGCTGACCGACCTCGCGTCCCGCGACTTCGCCGCCAACTCGGCGATCCGGGTCGTCGGCACGCGGAACCTCGTCGACGCGGCGTTGGCCGCCGACGTGCGGCGATTTGTCGTGCAGAGCATCGCTTTCGCCTACGAGCCGGGCGACACGCCGGCTCGCGAGGACACGCCGCTCGACGTCGAGGCCGACGAACCACGGCGGACGACCGTGCGCGGTGTCGCCGAACTGGAGGCGCAGGCCGCTCGTGTTCCGTCGCACGTCGTGCTGCGCTACGGCACGTTCTACGGTCCCGGCACGTGGTACGCCCCGGACGGGTTGATGGCCACGGGGCCGTTGGCCGCCAACCGCGACGTGACGAGCTTCGTGCACATCGACGACGCCGCCACGGCTGCCCTGCGGTCGCTGGACTGGGGAAATGGCCCGGTGAACGTCTGCGACGACGAGCCGGCTCCCGGCTTCGAGTGGGTGCCGGAGTTCTGCGCCGCCGTCGGCGCCGAGCCGCCGGCCCGGTCGGATCAGCGCACCGGCTTCGCCCGCGGCGCCGACAACGGCTACGCCCGGCACAGCCTCGGCTGGCAGCCGGTCTGGCCGTCCTGGCGTGACGGCTTCAAGGCAATGACAGCCTAG
- a CDS encoding RNA polymerase sigma factor, protein MTSLMARGAEGEADLKDVFARLFDEHARPLRGYLAGRVGADTADDLVAETFLVALRRWPSFDPAQAPVRGWLYGIATNLLRNHLRQEIRGYRATARAAAASEQEPHDTRAAERVDAENATRSLAAALAALGRQERDVLLLTSWAGLTPAEVAVATGVPASTVRSQLHRVREKLRATLAANDGSAR, encoded by the coding sequence GTGACCTCGCTGATGGCCCGTGGCGCCGAGGGGGAGGCGGACCTGAAGGACGTGTTCGCCCGCCTCTTCGACGAGCACGCCCGCCCGCTGCGCGGCTACCTGGCTGGCCGGGTCGGCGCGGACACGGCCGACGATCTCGTCGCGGAGACGTTCCTGGTGGCGCTGCGCCGGTGGCCGAGCTTCGACCCGGCGCAGGCCCCGGTCCGCGGCTGGCTGTACGGCATCGCCACGAACCTGCTGCGCAACCACCTCCGCCAGGAGATCCGGGGCTATCGGGCGACGGCGCGGGCCGCCGCCGCGAGCGAGCAGGAGCCGCACGACACCCGGGCCGCGGAGCGGGTCGACGCCGAGAACGCCACCCGGTCGCTCGCCGCCGCCCTGGCCGCGCTCGGGCGGCAGGAGCGGGACGTGCTCCTGCTGACGTCGTGGGCGGGCCTGACACCGGCCGAGGTCGCGGTCGCCACGGGGGTGCCGGCCAGCACCGTCCGCTCCCAGCTGCACCGGGTGCGGGAGAAGTTGCGGGCGACGCTGGCCGCGAACGACGGGAGCGCCCGATGA
- a CDS encoding AraC family transcriptional regulator: MVGSRQPSPVVEFGFSNPDRPRLGLEVVDFARLAARLPASTLSTVHRTDFHQLFLITGGRGALMVDFVDHPCEPGTLVSVCPGRVLRLPRATDGGRLDALMVLFTDTFPQRLEAIRPLLSPFGQVVWTVPVDEHKELARAVRELMTEYHRAVDKVTVDLLRQLLGALLLRIARLPADGPPAAHEDTYARFQHELERSFATTRNANDYAARVGYSLRSLNRACQAATGRSAKALIDARVALEAKRLLVHTDLPAAAIGNRLGFTEPTNFGKFFQRETGESPGAFRDRERVSAGGSVHFDRFLPSARAGSHRGAGVAGESSTRDVEAGRRGPTRA; this comes from the coding sequence ATGGTGGGAAGCAGACAGCCGTCGCCGGTGGTGGAGTTCGGGTTCAGCAACCCGGACCGGCCCCGCCTCGGCCTGGAGGTGGTGGACTTCGCCCGGCTTGCCGCCCGGCTGCCGGCTTCGACGTTGTCCACAGTGCACCGCACGGACTTCCACCAGCTGTTCCTGATCACCGGTGGTCGCGGCGCGCTGATGGTCGATTTCGTCGACCACCCGTGCGAGCCGGGCACGCTGGTGTCGGTGTGCCCGGGTCGGGTGCTGCGGCTTCCCCGGGCCACCGACGGCGGCCGGCTGGACGCGCTGATGGTGCTGTTCACCGACACGTTTCCGCAGCGGCTGGAGGCGATTCGTCCGCTGCTGAGCCCCTTCGGCCAGGTGGTCTGGACGGTGCCGGTCGACGAGCACAAGGAACTCGCCCGCGCGGTCCGGGAGTTGATGACGGAGTACCACCGCGCCGTCGACAAGGTCACGGTGGATCTGCTCAGGCAGCTGCTGGGGGCGTTGCTGCTCCGCATCGCGCGGCTGCCGGCGGACGGGCCGCCGGCGGCGCACGAGGACACGTACGCGAGGTTCCAGCACGAGTTGGAGCGCTCGTTCGCCACCACTCGCAACGCCAACGACTACGCCGCCCGCGTCGGTTACTCGCTGCGCAGCCTGAACCGGGCCTGCCAGGCGGCGACGGGCCGGTCGGCCAAGGCGCTGATCGACGCCCGCGTGGCGCTGGAGGCCAAGCGGCTGCTCGTCCACACCGACCTGCCCGCCGCCGCGATCGGCAACCGGCTCGGCTTCACCGAGCCGACCAACTTCGGCAAGTTCTTCCAGCGCGAGACCGGCGAATCCCCGGGCGCGTTCCGCGACCGCGAGCGGGTCAGCGCAGGCGGTAGTGTCCATTTCGATCGGTTCCTTCCCTCGGCTCGGGCGGGCTCGCACCGAGGGGCCGGAGTCGCCGGAGAATCCTCGACACGCGATGTCGAGGCGGGACGGCGGGGTCCGACCAGAGCGTGA
- a CDS encoding AfsR/SARP family transcriptional regulator — MLGPVEFVVAGRVVPTGHPRQRCVLAVLLAEANRTVLTEQLIDRVWGDDPPNRVRNVLSGYITRLRAVISGPSVALERCPGGYAVSVDPNAIDMHRFRDLVGRARPAEDPALLTEALGLWRGPAFADTSSRWLANLAATLETERMAAVLLRNDIALRAGDHAELLAQLYDLAAAHPLDDRVTRQLMTALYRCGRQAEALAVHAKARALLKEELGLDPSPELQALQSQILDNDPALAVPPPKSAARPIPRQLPAVTSAFAGRDWEITQLDAVRDTPVVAIDGAAGMGKTALAVQWSRRVASRFPDGQLFVNLRGYSPGPPLHPLGALTQFLRALGVPPDQLPLDVDEAAALYRSVLADRRVLVVLDDARGPEQVRPLLPGNPDCGVVITSRNRLGGLVAREGAWRLTLDVLSDDTAVELLTKLLGTQRVSLEAETLTELVALCAHLPLALRIAAANLANHPQRRIADYVKQLRAGDRLDALQVDGDQEAAVRAAFELSYATLKPETQLLFRRIGLLPGPDITVSSVSALVDDASQLEVLAAAHLVESVGEGRYRCHDLLKLFAAELARDDPDRDAAFTRLAAFYLDAAESAAALLYPQILRLPGRHGYRERFAEHAEALAWLDGERVNLVALVAHAAEHGPHSLAWQLSDALRGYFWLRRHAGDWLAVARTALSAASGEPLAEASAQLSIADVHWSVGRHGEAISAYAAALDLARRADWIDGQATILGNLASVNVERGELDLARQHYSTALSMHQDKGRRAVTLSNLGNVDWEQGALADAEAHFTEALELHESLVARANSLLNLGSVRHDLGQLDAAMADLSDALRLSREVGDGADEATALVSIAAVQRDRGLLAEAFDEARAALVLAQRIDGRRIEASAVNVLGTICQRLGRHREAIGHHEAALRLGQVTADRRAEVEALIGLADAHLSSRRLDLAASHGDRALAAAERAGYRLLAGYAHTVLSDVHRRLGDHSAAVTHTTRAAEIFASTGGRLWLSRLDRASN; from the coding sequence GTGCTCGGGCCGGTGGAGTTCGTGGTTGCGGGCCGGGTGGTGCCGACCGGGCATCCCCGGCAGCGCTGTGTGCTGGCCGTGCTGCTCGCGGAGGCGAACCGCACCGTGCTCACCGAGCAGTTGATCGACCGGGTGTGGGGCGACGATCCGCCGAACCGCGTCCGCAACGTGCTCTCCGGCTACATCACCAGGCTGCGGGCGGTGATCTCCGGCCCGAGCGTGGCGCTGGAGCGATGTCCCGGCGGCTACGCCGTTTCCGTTGACCCAAACGCGATCGACATGCACCGGTTCCGCGATCTTGTCGGACGGGCCAGGCCGGCCGAGGATCCAGCTCTGCTGACGGAGGCGCTGGGACTGTGGCGCGGGCCGGCGTTCGCGGACACGTCGTCACGGTGGCTGGCCAACCTCGCGGCGACACTGGAGACGGAGCGGATGGCCGCGGTGTTGCTGCGCAACGACATCGCGCTGCGCGCCGGCGATCACGCCGAGCTGTTGGCGCAACTGTACGACCTCGCCGCGGCGCATCCGCTGGACGATCGGGTGACCCGGCAGCTGATGACCGCGCTGTACCGCTGCGGCCGGCAGGCCGAGGCGCTCGCCGTCCACGCCAAGGCCCGTGCGCTGTTGAAGGAGGAGCTGGGTCTCGATCCCAGCCCTGAACTTCAGGCACTGCAGAGCCAGATCCTCGACAACGACCCGGCACTCGCGGTCCCGCCGCCGAAGTCGGCCGCACGGCCGATTCCGCGGCAGCTTCCCGCCGTGACCTCGGCCTTTGCCGGGCGGGACTGGGAAATCACGCAGCTGGACGCCGTTCGGGACACGCCGGTGGTAGCCATCGACGGCGCCGCCGGCATGGGCAAGACGGCGTTGGCGGTCCAGTGGAGCCGTCGCGTCGCGTCGCGTTTTCCGGACGGGCAGCTGTTCGTGAACCTGCGCGGCTATTCGCCGGGGCCGCCGCTGCATCCGCTCGGCGCGTTGACCCAGTTCCTGCGGGCGCTGGGAGTTCCACCCGATCAGCTGCCGCTGGACGTCGACGAAGCGGCCGCGCTGTATCGCAGCGTGCTGGCCGACCGTCGGGTCCTCGTCGTGCTCGACGACGCGCGCGGGCCGGAGCAGGTGCGGCCGCTCCTGCCGGGCAATCCGGACTGTGGCGTGGTGATCACCAGCCGGAACCGCCTCGGCGGGCTGGTGGCGCGAGAGGGCGCCTGGCGGCTCACGCTGGATGTGCTCTCCGATGACACAGCCGTCGAACTGCTGACGAAGCTGCTCGGCACGCAGCGTGTCTCGCTCGAAGCGGAGACCCTCACCGAGCTGGTCGCGCTGTGCGCGCATCTGCCGCTGGCGTTGCGGATCGCCGCGGCGAACCTGGCGAACCACCCGCAGCGGCGGATCGCCGACTACGTCAAGCAGTTGCGCGCAGGCGACCGGTTGGACGCGCTGCAGGTCGACGGCGATCAGGAGGCGGCTGTCCGTGCCGCGTTCGAGCTGTCGTACGCGACGTTGAAACCAGAGACACAGCTGCTGTTCCGCCGGATCGGCTTGCTGCCCGGCCCGGACATCACGGTGTCGTCGGTCTCCGCGCTCGTCGACGACGCCTCGCAGCTGGAGGTGCTCGCCGCCGCCCATCTCGTCGAATCCGTGGGAGAGGGCCGGTACCGGTGCCACGACCTGCTGAAGCTGTTCGCGGCCGAGCTTGCCCGGGACGATCCCGACCGCGACGCGGCCTTCACCCGGCTGGCCGCGTTCTATCTGGACGCGGCGGAGTCGGCCGCGGCCCTGCTGTATCCGCAGATCCTGCGGCTGCCGGGGCGGCACGGGTATCGGGAGCGGTTCGCCGAGCACGCCGAGGCGCTGGCGTGGCTGGACGGCGAGCGGGTGAACCTTGTCGCCCTCGTCGCGCACGCCGCCGAGCACGGGCCGCATTCGCTGGCGTGGCAGCTGTCCGACGCCCTGCGCGGATATTTCTGGCTTCGCCGCCACGCCGGCGACTGGCTCGCTGTCGCCCGGACCGCACTCTCCGCGGCTTCCGGTGAGCCCCTCGCGGAGGCGTCTGCGCAGCTCAGCATCGCCGACGTGCACTGGAGCGTCGGCCGCCACGGCGAGGCCATCTCCGCTTACGCCGCCGCCCTGGACCTGGCTCGCCGCGCCGACTGGATCGACGGACAGGCGACGATCCTCGGCAACCTCGCCAGCGTCAACGTCGAACGCGGCGAGCTGGATCTGGCGCGGCAGCACTATTCGACGGCCCTGTCCATGCATCAGGACAAGGGCCGCCGCGCCGTGACCTTGAGCAATCTGGGCAACGTGGACTGGGAACAGGGTGCCCTGGCCGACGCGGAGGCGCACTTCACGGAGGCCCTCGAGCTGCACGAATCCCTTGTCGCTCGGGCGAATTCGCTGCTGAACCTCGGTTCGGTCCGGCATGACCTGGGTCAGCTCGACGCCGCCATGGCCGACCTGTCCGATGCCCTGCGGCTCAGCCGCGAGGTCGGCGACGGCGCCGACGAGGCCACCGCGCTCGTCAGCATCGCTGCCGTGCAACGGGATCGCGGCCTGCTCGCCGAAGCCTTCGACGAGGCCCGCGCCGCACTCGTCCTCGCGCAACGCATCGACGGCCGGCGCATCGAGGCCAGCGCCGTCAACGTGCTCGGCACCATCTGCCAGCGGCTCGGTCGCCATCGTGAGGCCATCGGCCACCACGAGGCCGCCCTGCGGCTCGGGCAGGTCACCGCCGATCGCCGCGCCGAGGTCGAGGCCCTCATCGGCCTCGCCGACGCTCACCTGTCCTCCCGCCGCCTCGACCTCGCGGCCTCCCACGGCGACCGCGCCCTGGCCGCCGCCGAGCGAGCCGGGTATCGCCTGCTCGCGGGCTACGCCCACACCGTGCTCTCGGACGTGCACCGGCGCCTCGGCGACCACTCCGCCGCCGTCACCCACACCACCCGCGCCGCCGAGATCTTCGCCTCGACCGGCGGCCGGCTGTGGCTGTCCCGGCTGGATCGGGCAAGCAACTGA